One window from the genome of Marinobacter sp. es.048 encodes:
- a CDS encoding glutathione S-transferase family protein, which yields MKLIGSTTSPYVRRIRILLDEEPYEFVNLNIYGEGRDELRQNNPTLKIPVLEDGGQEIYDSRIIARYVSAKQGRDPLTWDQENQLTMIDGANDSAVTMLLSEKSGIDTGEDLMFYNLQRERIMTTLRTLTAMAEEGQFEEWNYPAICLYCLVDWLDFRDLVDFSGVESLLSFRDSHRDYPWVAETDPRNS from the coding sequence ATGAAACTGATCGGATCCACCACTTCACCTTACGTTCGGCGCATTCGTATTCTGCTGGATGAAGAACCCTATGAATTCGTCAATCTCAATATCTATGGTGAAGGTCGGGACGAGCTTCGGCAAAACAATCCGACACTGAAAATTCCGGTGCTCGAAGACGGCGGTCAGGAAATCTATGATTCCCGGATCATCGCCCGTTATGTCAGTGCCAAGCAGGGGCGTGATCCGCTGACATGGGACCAGGAAAACCAGCTGACCATGATTGACGGTGCCAATGACTCTGCAGTGACCATGCTCCTCTCGGAAAAGTCCGGAATCGATACCGGCGAGGACCTGATGTTCTACAACCTTCAGCGTGAACGCATCATGACCACCTTGCGCACGCTGACGGCAATGGCGGAAGAGGGTCAGTTCGAAGAATGGAATTATCCGGCCATCTGTCTGTACTGCCTGGTGGACTGGCTGGATTTCAGGGATCTGGTGGACTTTTCTGGAGTGGAAAGCCTGTTGTCTTTCCGTGACAGCCACAGGGATTATCCCTGGGTTGCCGAGACTGATCCCCGAAATTCCTGA
- a CDS encoding dienelactone hydrolase family protein: protein MITLKTTAAAATLSLTLASTQVLAEMQTKTVEYKVGETTFTGYMAWDDEFEDKRPGVLVVHEWWGHNEFARDQAERLAASGYTAFALDMYGSGKQADHPDTAQKFMQEATKDMDQVKERFMKAMEILQNHESVDASRIAAQGYCFGGAVVLNMARMGVDLDGVVSYHGALGSPITAEAGTVKARVQVYTGGADRMVPSDQVAGLVKEMQDAEVDLTLVSFPGVLHSFTNPGADKVAEEFGMPIGYDEEAANRSWDGTMRFYEAIFAQ from the coding sequence ATGATAACCCTGAAAACAACAGCGGCCGCCGCAACCCTCTCACTCACTCTGGCAAGCACGCAGGTACTGGCAGAAATGCAAACCAAGACCGTCGAGTACAAGGTGGGTGAGACCACCTTCACCGGTTACATGGCCTGGGATGATGAATTCGAGGATAAGCGCCCGGGTGTTCTGGTGGTCCATGAGTGGTGGGGCCACAATGAATTCGCCCGGGATCAGGCAGAGCGGCTTGCGGCATCCGGCTATACGGCGTTTGCCCTCGACATGTATGGCTCCGGCAAGCAGGCGGACCATCCCGATACTGCCCAGAAATTCATGCAGGAAGCGACCAAGGACATGGACCAGGTCAAGGAGCGCTTCATGAAGGCAATGGAAATCCTGCAGAATCATGAAAGTGTTGATGCCTCGCGCATTGCTGCACAAGGTTACTGCTTTGGCGGCGCAGTTGTCCTGAATATGGCGCGCATGGGTGTAGACCTGGACGGCGTCGTCAGCTACCACGGCGCTCTTGGCAGCCCAATCACCGCGGAAGCCGGAACCGTGAAGGCCAGGGTTCAGGTATACACCGGTGGTGCCGACAGGATGGTGCCCTCAGATCAGGTCGCTGGCCTTGTGAAGGAGATGCAGGACGCAGAAGTCGACCTCACGCTGGTAAGCTTCCCCGGAGTATTGCACTCTTTCACCAACCCTGGAGCCGACAAAGTCGCCGAGGAATTCGGCATGCCGATTGGCTATGACGAAGAAGCCGCGAACCGTTCCTGGGACGGCACCATGCGTTTCTACGAGGCTATTTTCGCCCAGTAA
- the ald gene encoding alanine dehydrogenase: MKIGVPREIKNREYRVGMTPAAVHELCGHDHEVFVETGAGVAIGFSDEDYSQAGARILDTASEVFDIAELIVKVKEPQPEERAMLRPEHTLFTYLHLAPDKAQTDDLVKSGATCIAYETVTDRAGHLPLLAPMSEVAGRMSIQAGAHCLEKAMGGRGVLLGGVPGVSPARVAVVGGGVVGQNAVAMAVGLGAQVTVLDRNMEVLRQLDHLYGNRITTLFSTARTLDQAVTESDLVVGSVLIPGASAPKLITRDMIRRMPEGSVIVDVAIDQGGCAETSRATTHDDPTYIVDGVVHYCVANMPGAVARTSTLALNNVTLPFVAALANKGPDRAMKEDPHLRAGLNVAAGKVTYREVAEATGHPYTNPESLLGS, translated from the coding sequence ATGAAAATCGGGGTGCCCAGGGAAATCAAGAACCGCGAATACCGGGTCGGCATGACGCCGGCTGCCGTTCACGAGCTGTGTGGCCATGATCATGAGGTGTTTGTGGAAACCGGTGCTGGCGTTGCCATCGGGTTTTCCGACGAGGATTACAGTCAGGCGGGAGCCCGGATTCTTGATACCGCCAGCGAGGTTTTCGACATTGCCGAGTTAATCGTGAAGGTCAAGGAGCCCCAACCCGAGGAGCGGGCAATGTTGAGGCCGGAGCACACACTCTTCACCTATCTCCACCTTGCTCCGGACAAGGCGCAGACCGACGATCTGGTGAAGTCTGGAGCTACCTGTATAGCCTATGAAACGGTCACCGACCGTGCGGGCCATTTGCCCCTGTTGGCGCCGATGTCGGAAGTGGCAGGGCGTATGTCGATCCAGGCCGGTGCCCACTGTCTGGAGAAAGCCATGGGTGGGCGCGGCGTCCTGCTGGGCGGTGTGCCCGGTGTCAGCCCGGCCCGGGTCGCGGTGGTCGGTGGTGGTGTCGTCGGCCAGAACGCCGTTGCCATGGCGGTGGGTCTTGGCGCCCAGGTCACGGTGCTGGACCGCAATATGGAGGTACTCCGACAGCTGGACCATCTCTACGGCAACCGCATAACCACGCTGTTTTCCACGGCCCGGACCCTCGACCAGGCGGTAACCGAATCGGATCTGGTTGTTGGCAGCGTTCTCATTCCCGGAGCTTCGGCGCCCAAGCTGATTACCCGAGACATGATCCGTCGTATGCCGGAGGGTAGCGTTATCGTGGATGTCGCTATTGATCAGGGCGGCTGTGCTGAAACCTCCCGGGCAACGACCCACGACGACCCCACGTATATTGTTGATGGTGTGGTACATTACTGCGTGGCGAATATGCCGGGTGCCGTGGCGCGTACTTCGACACTGGCGCTGAATAACGTAACCTTGCCGTTTGTGGCGGCCCTGGCGAACAAGGGTCCGGACCGGGCGATGAAGGAAGATCCACACCTCAGGGCCGGGCTGAACGTGGCCGCCGGCAAGGTGACCTACAGGGAAGTGGCAGAAGCGACCGGGCACCCATACACAAACCCTGAATCCCTGTTGGGATCCTGA
- a CDS encoding Yip1 family protein — MLLSHAFGLFTHPDEEWASIRKEHETPRRVYVTYVLILAAIAPICAYVSTAYFGWTVGNERLIKLTEISAMQLSVLTYLAMLVGVFALGYAINWMARTYGAKEEHVPSNGIALAAYSCTPLFLAGFALLYPVPWFNAAVFLAAACYGAYLMYDGLPIVMGIEKERAVMYAGALLTVALVILVSTRVGSVIIWNMGVGPVFISG; from the coding sequence ATGCTCCTGTCACATGCGTTCGGTCTCTTCACCCATCCTGATGAAGAGTGGGCTTCCATAAGAAAAGAACATGAAACACCGCGCCGGGTTTATGTTACCTATGTCCTCATTCTGGCTGCGATAGCACCAATCTGTGCTTATGTCTCGACCGCCTATTTCGGTTGGACGGTCGGTAACGAGCGGCTGATCAAGCTAACCGAGATCAGTGCAATGCAGCTCAGCGTGCTCACCTATCTGGCGATGCTTGTCGGCGTCTTTGCGCTGGGTTACGCCATCAACTGGATGGCGAGAACCTATGGTGCCAAGGAAGAGCACGTGCCCTCCAACGGCATTGCTCTGGCCGCATACTCCTGCACGCCCCTGTTCCTGGCGGGTTTTGCCCTGCTGTATCCGGTGCCCTGGTTTAACGCGGCCGTGTTCCTGGCCGCTGCCTGCTATGGTGCCTATCTCATGTATGACGGGCTACCGATCGTCATGGGTATCGAAAAGGAACGGGCGGTCATGTACGCCGGTGCGTTGCTGACTGTCGCCCTGGTGATTCTTGTATCCACACGGGTCGGATCAGTCATTATCTGGAATATGGGAGTC